The following coding sequences are from one Rutidosis leptorrhynchoides isolate AG116_Rl617_1_P2 chromosome 11, CSIRO_AGI_Rlap_v1, whole genome shotgun sequence window:
- the LOC139876202 gene encoding endoribonuclease Dicer homolog 1-like, whose amino-acid sequence MVTPETLPMHPVRELQERCQQQDEGLEYKATRNGNLATVQVFIDGVEIGVAQNPQKKMAQKLAARNALAALKVVETEAKEKEKEKENEEGPKKNGSQTFTRQTLNDICLRRNWPMPLYRCVSEGGPAHAKRFIFAVRVNTSDKGWTDECVGEPMPSVKKAKDSAAVLLLELLNRWYA is encoded by the exons ATGGTGACGCCAGAAACGCTACCAATGCATCCAGTGCGTGAGCTACAAGAACGTTGCCAGCAACAGGATGAAGGATTGGAGTACAAGGCGACAAGAAACGGTAACTTGGCGACGGTTCAAGTTTTCATTGATGGGGTCGAGATCGGTGTTGCTCAAAATCCACAAAAGAAAATGGCACAAAAGTTGGCTGCTCGCAATGCTCTTGCTGCTCTCAAAGTTGTTGAAACCGAAGCCAAGGAGAAAGAGAAGGAAAAGGAAAACGAGGAGGGACCGAAAAAGAATGGCAGCCAAACATTCACCCGGCAGACCTTGAATGACATTTGTTTGCGCAGAAATTGGCCAATGCCCTTGTACCG GTGCGTTAGTGAAGGTGGACCCGCACACGCCAAACGGTTTATTTTTGCTGTAAGAGTGAACACTTCTGATAAAGGTTGGACTGACGAATGTGTTGGAGAGCCTATGCCAAGTGTAAAGAAAGCTAAAGATTCGGCTGCAGTTCTGCTGTTGGAGCTTTTAAATAGGTGGTATGCATGA
- the LOC139874197 gene encoding carbon catabolite repressor protein 4 homolog 6, giving the protein MFNNRSSPSPQFLATIAAMSFRSSPSYRGGRNQWRSRGYSSRPYAPVTDNVVNDNHDVNREFRPDNNPPPPRSYFRPNFNPQNNQNQLYHPRGQSPQPYSNPYQQFAPPPLYNQNQQFRQQGPQPPQLNPNQQFRPPSFYNQGQQPPNFDQNHQFRPQQRFRSQQQFRQRQAKPVSDYRNWEHSKPGPSPNCERFTILSYNILADYLAINHRSKLYFHIPRHILDWEFRKKNIMFELGLWSADILCFQEVDRFQDLEEELKNRGYNGIWKMRTGDPVDGCAIFWRSSRFKLLHEEAIEFSKFGLRDNVAQICVLESINKVSSESPPPACSEDRNKVVVCNIHVLYNPKRGEIKLGQVRRLLDRAYDTSKLWDNAPVVLCGDFNSTPKSPLYNFISEQKLNVSGLARDKISGQYSAENRPRRPFTSTFRPQPTDNMTPSVNTQSKSSSDTPDLTDLQLEAKKEIGENDTTSASPDELLESIDDVSVGEDSTSFLSELHGPDGVDLVNGNGTTEAEDLDCSFSTNGESFVERPVYDPSGWTPMEIEAATGSSECTTMEHKLILRSAYTEVEDYSGTRDSNGEPQVTSYHRGFQGTVDYIWRSKGLQTARVLAPIPKQAMQWTPGFPTKKWGSDHIALVAELAFSKDVNEENSEVK; this is encoded by the exons ATGTTCAACAATCGCTCCTCCCCTTCACCGCAGTTCCTCGCCACCATCGCCGCCATGTCCTTCCGCTCTTCCCCCTCA TACAGAGGCGGCCGGAATCAATGGCGCAGTAGAGGATACTCAAGTCGTCCGTATGCTCCCGTTACAGATAACGTCGTCAACGATAACCATGACGTCAATCGTGAATTCCGGCCAGATAACAATCCACCGCCGCCGCGCTCTTATTTTAGACCTAATTTTAATCCACAAAACAATCAGAATCAATTGTATCATCCACGTGGACAATCACCTCAACCGTATTCAAATCCGTACCAACAGTTTGCTCCACCCCCTTTGTACAATCAGAATCAGCAGTTTCGCCAGCAAGGACCACAGCCGCCTCAGCTTAATCCGAATCAACAGTTCAGGCCACCTTCATTTTATAATCAAGGGCAACAACCGCCGAATTTTGATCAGAACCACCAGTTTCGGCCACAGCAGCGGTTTCGATCACAGCAGCAGTTTCGACAGCGTCAGGCGAAACCGGTTTCAGACTATCGTAATTGGGAGCATTCAAAACCAGGACCTTCTCCTAATTGTG AGCGGTTTACGATCCTATCTTACAATATACTTGCTGATTACCTGGCTATTAATCATCGAAGCAAACTTTACTTTCACATACCTCGGCATATTTTGGATTGGGAGTTTCGGAAGAAGAATATAATGTTTGAGCTGGGATTATGGTCGGCAGATATATTATGCTTTCAG GAGGTTGATAGATTTCAGGATTTAGAAGAAGAGTTAAAGAATAGGGGATACAATGGTATTTGGAAG ATGAGAACTGGTGATCCAGTTGATGGTTGTGCAATATTTTGGCGTTCATCAAG ATTCAAGCTTCTTCATGAAGAAGCCATTGAGTTTAGTAAGTTTGGCCTGCGGGATAATGTTGCCCAGATATGTGTTCTAGAG TCAATAAATAAGGTCTCATCAGAGTCACCTCCACCAGCATG CTCCGAAGATCGTAATAAAGTCGTCGTATGTAATATTCATGTGCTTTACAATCCTAAAAGGGGAGAGATTAAGCTTGGTCAG GTTCGGAGGCTTTTAGATAGGGCATATGATACATCAAAGCTGTGGGATAATGCTCCTGTTGTTCTTTGTGGAGATTTTAACTCTACTCCGAAG AGTCCGTTGTACAACTTCATATCAGAACAAAAG TTAAATGTGTCTGGGCTGGCTAGAGATAAGATATCAGGGCAATATTCTGCTGAAAATCGTCCACGTAGACCTTTTACGTCTACCTTCAG ACCTCAGCCAACTGATAATATGACTCCATCCGTAAATACTCAGTCTAAATCTTCATCTGATACACCCGATTTAACTGATCTGCAACTCGAGGCAAAGAAAGAAATTGGGGAAAATGATACTACGTCTGCATCCCCAGATGAACTACTTGAATCTATAGATGATGTATCTGTAGGGGAAGATTCTACCTCGTTTTTGTCCGAATTACATGGTCCAGATGGAGTTGACTTGGTCAATGGCAATGGGACCACTGAAGCAGAGGATTTGGATTGTTCGTTTAGCACTAATGGTGAATCTTTTGTGGAGAGGCCTGTTTACGACCCGTCGGGTTGGACCCCTATGGAAATAGAGGCTGCAACGGGTAGCTCAGAGTGTACAACCATGGAACACAAGTTAATACTAAGAAGCGCGTATACAGAAGTCGAG GATTATTCGGGAACAAGAGACTCGAATGGGGAGCCCCAAGTGACTAGTTACCATAGGGGTTTTCAGGGGACGGTTGATTACATCTG GCGGTCAAAAGGTCTTCAAACTGCTAGGGTTCTTGCTCCTATACCAAAACAAGCAATGCAGTGGACTCCTGGTTTTCCTACAAAG AAATGGGGAAGTGATCATATTGCGTTGGTTGCTGAATTGGCTTTCAGTAAAGATGTGAATGAAGAAAACTCAGAAGTTAAATAG
- the LOC139877289 gene encoding endoribonuclease Dicer homolog 1 isoform X2 yields MLGDGNVNSKRNRHSIIKMEAINLLILDECHHAVKKHPYSLVMSEFYHTTTKDKRPSVFGMTASPVNLKGVSSQVDCAIKIRNLETKLDSVVCTIKDRKELEKHVPMPIETVVEYDKAASLWSLHEQIKQMEVAVEQAAQSSSRKSKWQFMGARDAGAKDELRQVYGVSERTEGDGAANLIQKLRAINYALGELGQWCAYKVAQSFLTALQSDERGNFQLDIKFQESYLSKVVSLLHCQLSEGAVLQTNVGDAVDKGCEATCNDEIEEGELPDVQAVSGGEHVDVVIGAAVAEGKVTPKVQSLIQILLKYQHNDDFRAIIFVERVVAALVLPKVFAELPSLKFINSASLIGHNNSQEMRTSQMQDTISKFRDGRVTLLVATSVAEEGLDIRQCNVVIRFDLAKTVLAYIQSRGRARKPGSDYILMIERGNLSHEAFLRNARNSEETLRKEAIERTDLSHLTGTSKLISIEPTLGTVYQVESTGAVVSLNSAVGLVHFYCSQLPSDRYSILRPEFIMERHEKTGGGPTEYSCRLQLPCNAPFERLEGPVCSSMRIAQQAVCLAACKKLHEMGAFTDMLLPDKGSGGEGEKADENDEGDPLPGTAKHREFYPEGVAKILQGDWILSCKDEFDHSKLFRLYMYAVKCVDVGSSKDPFLTQVSEFALLLGNELDAEVLSMSTELFIARTMTTKASLVFRGCIQVTKHQLDSLKSFHVRLMSIVLDVDVEPSTTPWDPAKAYLFVPIGVKQVDPTKEIDWDLVFNIIKTPAWKNPLQRARPDVYLGTNERTLGGDRREYGYGKLRHGMTTVGQKSHPTYGVRGAVAQFDVVKATGLVPDRETNGNKDMMTPGKLMLADSCADAEDLVGKIVTAAHSGKRFYVDSIRYEMTAENSFPRKDGYLGPLEYTSYADYYKQKYGVDLMYKQQPLIRGRGVSYCKNLLSPRFEHSEGESEETPDKTYYVFLPPELCFVHPLDGSLVRGAQRLPSIMRRVESMLLAVQLKNVIKYTIPAYKILEALTAASCQETFCYERAELLGDAYLKWVVSRYLFLRYPQKHEGQLTRMRQQMVSNLVLYQYALTKGLQSYIQADRFAPCRWAAPGVLPVFDEDITETEFLSDQENKEIVMEEIDDLEDGELDEGDSSSYRVLSSKTLADVVEALIGVYYVEGGKQAANHFMKWVGIEVDFDLTEIQDSTTRPSNVPDSILRSVNFDSLESALNIKFRDKGLLIEAITHASRPSSGVSCYQRLEFVGDAVLDHLITKHLFFMYTDLPPGRLTDLRAAAVNNENFARVAVKHNLHVHLRHGSSALEKQIRDFVKEVEKELSKPGFNSFGLGDCKAPKVLGDIIESIAGAIFLDSGRDTSVVWTVFQPLLQPMVTPETLPMHPVRELQERCQQQAEGLEYKATRSGNLATVQVFIDGVEIGVAQNPQKKMAQKLAARNALAALKVVETEAKEKEKEKENEEGPKKNGSQTFTRQTLNDICLRRNWPMPLYRCVSEGGPAHAKRFIFAVRVNTSDKGWTDECVGEPMPSVKKAKDSAAVLLLELLNRWYA; encoded by the exons GTGTTTCTAGCCAAGTAGATTGTGCAATCAAGATCCGTAATCTTGAAACGAAACTAGACTCAGTTGTTTGTACCATTAAAGACCGTAAGGAGCTTGAAAAGCATGTCCCAATGCCGATTGAAACTGTGGTGGAGTATGATAAAGCAGCTAGTTTATGGTCATTACATGAACAGATTAAACAAATGGAAGTTGCAGTTGAGCAAGCTGCACAATCGAGTTCTAGAAAAAGCAAGTGGCAATTTATGGGAGCAAGAGATGCTGGGGCTAAGGATGAGTTAAGGCAAGTTTATGGTGTGTCTGAAAGAACCGAAGGGGATGGGGCCGCCAATTTGATTCAAAAACTGAGAGCTATTAACTATGCACTTGGTGAACTGGGACAGTGGTGTGCTTACAAG GTTGCACAATCGTTTCTGACAGCCTTACAAAGTGACGAAAGGGGAAACTTCCAGCTTGATATAAAGTTTCAGGAATCATACTTGAGCAAAGTTGTATCTTTATTGCATTGTCAGTTATCTGAAGGAGCAGTTTTACAAACTAATGTGGGTGATGCTGTTGATAAGGGGTGTGAAGCAACATGCAATGATGAGATCGAGGAAGGAGAGCTTCCTGACGTCCAAG CTGTTTCTGGGGGAGAGCATGTGGATGTTGTTATAGGAGCCGCTGTAGCTGAAGGAAAAGTGACCCCGAAGGTCCAGTCCCTGATCCAGATACTTTTAAAGTATCAGCACAATGACGATTTTCGTGCTATCATTTTTGTTGAGCGAGTTGTAGCTGCTCTTGTTCTTCCAAAG GTTTTTGCAGAGCTTCCTTCTTTAAAGTTTATAAATTCGGCAAGTCTGATAGGGCACAATAATAGTCAAGAAATGAGGACTTCCCAAATGCAGGATACTATTTCCAAATTTCGAGACGGTCGT GTGACACTTTTAGTTGCCACTAGTGTTGCTGAGGAAGGGCTTGATATCCGTCAGTGTAATGTTGTTATACGGTTTGACCTTGCTAAAACTGTATTAGCATACATCCAGTCTCGAGGCCGGGCCCGAAAGCCAGGGTCAGATTATATCTTGATGATTGAGAG AGGAAATTTGTCACATGAGGCGTTTTTGAGAAATGCTAGAAACAGTGAAGAAACTTTACGAAAAGAAGCGATTGAAAGAACCGACCTAAGTCATCTTACGGGTACCTCAAAACTGATTTCCATTGAGCCAACTCTTGGTACGGTTTATCAGGTGGAATCAACTGGTGCTGTTGTAAGCTTAAATTCTGCTGTCGGCCTTGTTCATTTCTATTGCTCTCAACTACCTAGTGAcag ATATTCGATACTTCGTCCGGAGTTCATTATGGAGCGTCATGAGAAGACTGGAGGCGGCCCAACTGAATATTCTTGCAGACTCCAACTTCCTTGTAATGCCCCGTTCGAAAGACTTGAGGGTCCTGTCTGCAGTTCAATGCGCATTGCACAACAG GCTGTTTGTTTAGCTGCATGTAAGAAGCTTCATGAAATGGGAGCATTTACTGACATGCTCTTGCCAGACAAGGGAAGTGGGGGAGAAGGTGAAAAAGCTGATGAAAACGATGAAGGAGATCCATTACCAGGAACTGCTAAACATCGGGAATTTTATCCTGAAGGTGTAGCTAAGATCCTTCAG GGAGATTGGATTCTCTCTTGCAAAGATGAATTTGATCACTCTAAGTTGTTTCGTTTATATATGTATGCGGTCAAATGTGTTGATGTTGGGTCTTCAAAAGATCCATTTTTGACCCAAGTTTCTGAGTTTGCACTGCTTTTGGGCAATGAACTGGATGCAGAG GTCTTATCGATGTCGACGGAACTGTTTATCGCCAGAACAATGACTACAAAGGCATCTCTTGTCTTTAGGGGTTGTATTCAAGTTACTAAACATCAG TTGGATTCATTGAAGAGTTTTCATGTACGATTGATGAGCATTGTACTGGATGTGGATGTAGAGCCATCCACCACTCCGTGGGACCCAGCCAAAGCATATTTGTTTGTACCAATTGGGGTAAAGCAGGTGGACCCCACGAAAGAAATCGATTGGGATTTggtatttaatattataaaaacaCCTGCATGGAAAAACCCGCTTCAAAGAGCTCGACCGGACGTCTACCTTGGAACAAACGAACGGACACTCGGTGGGGACCGCAGGGAATACGGATACGGAAAGTTACGTCACGGCATGACTACCGTGGGTCAAAAATCACACCCTACTTATGGTGTTAGAGGAGCTGTAGCACAGTTTGACGTTGTCAAAGCAACTGGATTAGTACCTGATCGAGAGACTAATGGGAATAAGGACATGATGACACCTGGCAAACTGATGTTGGCTGATTCGTGTGCTGATGCAGAGGATCTGGTCGGAAAGATTGTTACCGCAGCTCATTCCGGGAAGCGGTTTTATGTTGATTCTATACGTTATGAAATGACAGCCGAAAACTCATTTCCCAGGAAAGATGGTTACCTTGGTCCACTTGAGTACACTTCGTATGCTGACTACTACAAGCAAAA GTATGGAGTAGATCTTATGTATAAGCAGCAACCCCTGATAAGAGGACGTGGGGTGTCATACTGCAAAAATCTTCTGTCACCTCGGTTTGAACACTCAGAAG GTGAATCTGAAGAGACACCTGATAAGACGTATTACGTGTTTCTCCCTCCAGAGCTGTGTTTTGTGCATCCACTTGATGGATCGTTAGTTCGTGGTGCGCAGAGATTGCCATCGATAATGCGAAGAGTTGAAAGCATGCTGCTTGCTGTTCAACTTAAGAATGTTATCAAATATACCATTCCTGCATATAAG ATATTGGAAGCTTTGACTGCCGCTTCATGCCAGGAAACTTTTTGCTACGAACGAGCCGAACTGCTTGGAGACGCGTACCTTAAATGGGTCGTTAGTCGTTATCTGTTTCTCAGATACCCACAAAAACACGAAGGGCAGTTAACCAGGATGAGGCAGCAAATGGTTAGCAACTTGGTATTATACCAGTACGCACTTACAAAGGGACTTCAATCTTATATCCAAGCGGACCGATTCGCTCCGTGTCGTTGGGCCGCTCCAGGAGTTCTACCCGTTTTCGACGAGGACATAACAGAAACCGAATTCTTATCCGATCAGGAAAATAAAGAAATTGTAATGGAAGAAATTGATGATTTGGAAGATGGAGAACTCGACGAGGGTGATTCGAGTTCTTACCGGGTTTTATCCAGTAAGACACTGGCGGATGTCGTCGAAGCGTTAATCGGGGTTTATTACGTCGAAGGTGGAAAACAAGCGGCTAACCATTTCATGAAATGGGTCGGGATTGAAGTCGATTTTGATCTCACAGAGATACAAGATTCCACAACACGGCCTAGTAATGTTCCCGATAGTATACTACGGAGTGTTAATTTTGATTCTTTAGAAAGCGCGTTGAATATTAAATTCAGGGATAAGGGTTTGTTGATCGAAGCGATTACTCATGCTTCGAGACCGTCATCTGGCGTTTCTTGTTACCAACGGTTAGAGTTTGTTGGTGATGCGGTGTTGGATCATCTTATTACAAAGCATTTGTTTTTTATGTATACAGATCTTCCGCCTGGACGGTTAACCGATTTGCGAGCTGCTGCTGTTAACAATGAAAATTTTGCACGTGTTGCTGTTAAACATAATCTTCACGTGCACCTCAGACATGGTTCAAGTGCTCTTGAAAAACAG ATACGTGATTTTGTGAAGGAGGTTGAAAAGGAACTGTCGAAGCCCGGGTTCAACTCGTTTGGTCTTGGAGATTGCAAAGCTCCAAAAGTCCTTGGTGACATTATTGAATCTATTGCTGGTGCTATCTTTTTAGATAGTGGGCGGGACACATCGGTTGTATGGACG GTTTTCCAACCACTGTTGCAACCAATGGTGACACCAGAAACGCTACCAATGCATCCAGTGCGAGAGCTACAAGAACGTTGCCAGCAACAGGCTGAAGGATTGGAGTACAAGGCGACAAGAAGTGGGAACTTGGCTACGGTTCAAGTTTTCATTGATGGGGTCGAGATCGGTGTTGCTCAAAATCCACAAAAGAAAATGGCACAAAAGTTGGCTGCTCGCAATGCTCTTGCTGCTCTCAAAGTTGTAGAAACTGAAGCCAAGGAGAAAGAGAAGGAAAAGGAAAACGAGGAGGGGCCGAAAAAGAATGGCAGCCAAACATTCACCCGGCAGACCTTGAACGACATTTGTTTGCGCAGAAATTGGCCTATGCCATTGTATCG GTGCGTTAGTGAAGGTGGACCCGCACACGCAAAACGGTTTATTTTTGCTGTAAGAGTAAACACATCTGATAAAGGTTGGACTGACGAATGTGTTGGAGAACCTATGCCAAGTGTAAAGAAAGCTAAAGATTCGGCTGCAGTTTTGCTGTTGGAACTTCTAAATAGGTGGTATGCATGA